Proteins encoded by one window of Ignavibacteriota bacterium:
- the mtaB gene encoding tRNA (N(6)-L-threonylcarbamoyladenosine(37)-C(2))-methylthiotransferase MtaB, with the protein MKKVALHTLGCKVNFAETAQIKDKFEQMGYQVGANGSLADIVLINTCSVTNNADVEARKLIRRLKRESPKAFLGVMGCYAQLKPEEVASIEGVDAVFGQREKFRIPTLINDILGGEKTQVNVSCIDDLPFDGAVTTDNELRTRAFFKMQDGCNYFCTFCTIPYARGNSRSMEIERIPQHIYKIVESGYKEVVISGINLGDYQAPGGEKFKDVVSLIDKMDIDLRVRISSIEPNLLNDDILSTVAGSNIFCPHFHIPLQSGSPEILRKMKRRYKAEYYRNLIYKIKVQIPNCGIGVDVIVGFPGETDEHFMQTYDLLNELPVSYLHVFTYSERDNTPAASFEGKVPVNIRKERTRKLRELSIEKQRKFYLEQVGKILTVIPETYLPVENMWKSWSENYVRVKFEAPREINKDFYKVKINSAAGEYAYGELI; encoded by the coding sequence ATGAAAAAAGTAGCATTACATACATTGGGTTGCAAGGTGAATTTTGCCGAAACAGCCCAGATTAAAGATAAATTTGAACAGATGGGCTATCAGGTTGGTGCAAATGGAAGCTTAGCTGATATTGTTTTGATTAATACTTGCTCTGTAACAAATAATGCCGATGTCGAAGCGCGCAAACTTATCAGACGCCTGAAGAGGGAGTCACCCAAAGCATTTTTAGGTGTGATGGGTTGCTATGCTCAGTTGAAACCTGAAGAAGTAGCATCAATCGAAGGGGTGGATGCAGTATTTGGTCAAAGAGAGAAGTTCAGAATTCCAACTCTGATTAATGATATATTAGGCGGTGAAAAAACTCAGGTAAATGTTTCCTGTATTGACGATTTGCCTTTTGACGGTGCTGTTACTACAGATAATGAACTCCGCACAAGAGCATTTTTCAAGATGCAGGACGGTTGCAATTATTTTTGCACCTTTTGTACGATTCCTTATGCAAGAGGAAACAGCCGTAGTATGGAAATCGAACGTATTCCTCAACATATTTATAAGATTGTAGAATCAGGATATAAGGAAGTAGTAATATCAGGAATTAATCTTGGCGATTATCAGGCTCCGGGTGGTGAGAAATTCAAGGATGTGGTTTCTTTGATTGATAAAATGGATATTGACCTTCGTGTCAGAATTTCATCAATCGAACCAAATTTGCTGAATGATGATATTCTTAGTACAGTAGCGGGTTCGAATATATTCTGTCCTCATTTTCATATACCTCTGCAAAGTGGTTCACCTGAAATTCTCAGAAAAATGAAACGTCGCTACAAAGCTGAATATTACAGAAATCTGATATACAAAATCAAAGTACAAATTCCAAATTGCGGAATTGGTGTAGATGTAATTGTAGGTTTTCCGGGCGAAACAGATGAGCATTTTATGCAGACTTATGATTTACTGAATGAGCTTCCGGTTTCATATCTTCATGTATTTACATATTCTGAGAGAGATAATACACCTGCTGCAAGTTTTGAAGGCAAAGTACCTGTCAATATCCGAAAGGAGAGAACACGGAAACTACGTGAACTTTCTATCGAAAAGCAGAGAAAGTTTTATCTTGAGCAGGTCGGAAAAATTCTAACTGTGATTCCTGAAACTTATTTACCTGTTGAAAATATGTGGAAATCATGGTCTGAAAATTATGTGAGAGTTAAGTTCGAAGCTCCACGCGAAATAAATAAAGATTTTTACAAAGTAAAAATTAATTCAGCTGCCGGTGAATACGCTTATGGGGAATTAATTTAA
- a CDS encoding TonB-dependent receptor, whose protein sequence is MKLYIPILFLLILSSAYSRKDFTGKVFEQGTEQSLPGASVRIENTQYGANVNSKGIFTIKNLPQNFKNGTLIISMIGYESIKKRVDFDSDNAAVYYLKVQPLQTGEVIVSANKKVQAIQDVPISVSVIDKRVLIDRGINRLDDALEYVPGIEVNQDDVSIRGSAGFSFGVGSRVTLLIDGFPMMAGDNGDIKFDALPIFNIDRIEVVKGAGSALWGTGAIGGVINLMIEEPNEKANIKYRAFSGLYTQPRYEQWRFTDGANLSSGLNLSYSQKFNKLSLVTSGSLYGDQGYRDFDDNFRWNLFSKVGYEFSADTKLKVILNGALEDRADWVYWNSLDSATRPPTSANRDIRIDSYKYSAFSELSHSFNQNHFGLVKLGINQTQYNNSYPLDNPEYRQSDATAYFAELQGVSNFGILGRGINLTYGASQVYTDVKSFTYGDRYQHIVSGYAQAEYSLPDVFTLTFGGRLDKELTEGIESDLEFSPKVGINVPVAQGLNLRASAGRGFRVAAVAERYSAILLQGFEVLPNPDLKPETSWSYEAGGSWQTLLGNTPFEIDFVVFNNDLENLIEPTFVTDGAANIQFRNVVKARIQGVETGLRTLLFGAVGLETSLTLMNPRDLSTDRILNYRSEVLWYSRVLLPLKYFEFQIDYRYKSRVQNIDAQLGLIVRDTEARVDMNVVDVRLIFDMKKLADLPFRFTLNANNLFDYYYTEMVGNLARTRYLSLQFDGEL, encoded by the coding sequence ATGAAATTATATATACCGATCTTATTTTTATTGATTTTATCTTCAGCTTATTCACGAAAGGACTTCACCGGAAAAGTTTTTGAGCAGGGAACGGAGCAGTCTTTACCGGGTGCAAGTGTAAGAATTGAAAATACTCAATACGGTGCTAATGTAAATTCAAAAGGCATATTTACAATTAAGAACCTTCCTCAAAATTTTAAGAATGGTACATTAATTATATCAATGATCGGTTATGAATCAATCAAAAAAAGGGTTGATTTTGATTCTGATAATGCCGCTGTCTATTATCTCAAAGTTCAACCGCTCCAAACAGGCGAAGTAATTGTATCGGCAAATAAAAAAGTTCAGGCAATTCAAGATGTACCGATTTCTGTATCGGTAATTGATAAAAGAGTACTTATAGATAGAGGCATTAACCGCCTTGATGACGCTCTTGAATATGTTCCCGGAATAGAAGTAAATCAGGATGATGTCAGCATTCGCGGCTCTGCGGGATTCTCTTTTGGAGTCGGTTCAAGAGTTACTCTGTTAATTGATGGCTTTCCAATGATGGCTGGTGATAACGGAGATATTAAATTTGACGCTTTGCCAATTTTTAATATTGACAGAATTGAAGTTGTCAAGGGTGCCGGCTCTGCTCTATGGGGTACAGGTGCAATTGGCGGTGTTATTAATTTGATGATTGAAGAGCCAAATGAGAAGGCAAATATCAAGTATCGCGCATTTTCAGGGCTGTATACTCAGCCGAGATACGAGCAATGGAGATTCACAGACGGAGCGAACCTCAGTAGCGGTTTAAATTTGTCATATTCCCAAAAATTTAATAAATTATCGCTTGTTACATCAGGCAGTTTATACGGCGATCAAGGATACCGCGATTTTGACGATAATTTCCGCTGGAACCTTTTCTCGAAAGTTGGCTATGAATTTTCTGCCGATACTAAGCTAAAAGTCATACTGAACGGGGCACTTGAAGACAGGGCAGACTGGGTTTACTGGAATTCTCTCGATTCTGCTACAAGACCTCCAACTTCTGCTAATCGTGATATAAGAATTGATTCCTACAAATATTCTGCATTTTCCGAGCTTTCTCATTCATTTAATCAGAATCATTTTGGTTTAGTCAAATTAGGAATTAATCAAACTCAGTATAATAATTCATATCCTCTTGATAATCCCGAATACCGCCAATCAGATGCAACTGCCTATTTTGCAGAACTTCAGGGGGTAAGTAATTTCGGTATTTTAGGTAGAGGCATAAACCTGACTTACGGAGCATCACAAGTTTATACCGATGTGAAATCGTTTACTTATGGTGACCGCTATCAGCATATTGTTTCAGGATATGCTCAGGCAGAATATTCACTTCCTGATGTTTTTACTTTGACATTTGGGGGTAGACTTGACAAAGAGCTAACCGAAGGAATCGAAAGCGATTTAGAGTTTTCTCCAAAGGTTGGAATCAACGTTCCTGTGGCTCAAGGTCTTAATCTCAGGGCTTCAGCCGGTCGCGGATTTCGTGTTGCTGCTGTTGCCGAAAGATATTCAGCAATATTGCTTCAGGGATTTGAAGTATTGCCAAATCCGGACTTGAAACCCGAAACCAGCTGGTCTTACGAAGCAGGTGGCTCTTGGCAGACATTGCTTGGAAACACACCGTTTGAAATTGATTTTGTAGTATTTAATAATGATCTCGAAAATTTGATTGAGCCGACTTTTGTTACTGACGGAGCTGCAAATATTCAGTTCAGAAATGTTGTCAAAGCTAGAATTCAAGGGGTCGAAACCGGATTGCGCACATTACTTTTTGGAGCTGTTGGACTTGAAACATCACTAACTCTGATGAACCCGCGTGATTTATCAACAGACAGGATACTGAATTACAGATCTGAAGTATTATGGTATTCCAGAGTATTGCTTCCACTTAAATATTTTGAATTCCAGATAGACTACCGCTATAAATCAAGAGTTCAAAATATTGATGCTCAGCTCGGATTAATTGTTCGCGACACAGAAGCAAGGGTTGATATGAATGTAGTTGATGTCAGACTCATTTTTGATATGAAAAAACTTGCGGACCTGCCTTTCAGATTTACTCTGAATGCAAACAATTTGTTTGATTATTATTATACAGAAATGGTTGGAAATCTTGCTCGTACAAGATATCTCAGTTTGCAGTTCGATGGAGAGTTATAA
- a CDS encoding carotenoid biosynthesis protein: MIEKLLNNLSNIKIVLIYVLLGFGGLWNYLGYFQNVMQTLAGPLIIIISLILLYEMQNKKFSAAENLMEKSESKYKKNLIFFFIFVVIASWILEFVGVKTGYPFGTYEYGKVLKPQISSVPAAIGFAWFSTLIVSVGIMQKFTKINLRLFSPLKKALIAGFLMTVFDYVLEMAAIKLGYWTWQIGIVPTVNYLAWFVFGSMFAYIGYKFEVLDIRLPKSAHHFFFAQIIFFIISIL, from the coding sequence ATGATAGAAAAATTATTAAATAATCTTAGTAATATTAAAATTGTATTGATATATGTACTCCTCGGATTTGGAGGATTATGGAATTATCTCGGATATTTTCAGAATGTTATGCAGACTCTTGCGGGACCTCTGATAATAATTATATCTCTTATTCTGCTTTATGAAATGCAGAATAAGAAATTCTCAGCAGCTGAAAACTTAATGGAAAAATCTGAATCAAAATATAAAAAGAACCTTATTTTCTTTTTTATATTTGTTGTAATTGCAAGCTGGATACTTGAATTTGTTGGTGTTAAAACCGGCTATCCTTTTGGCACTTATGAATATGGCAAAGTTCTGAAACCACAAATTTCAAGCGTCCCTGCAGCTATTGGATTTGCATGGTTCAGCACGCTTATAGTTTCCGTTGGAATCATGCAAAAATTCACAAAAATTAATTTGAGACTTTTTTCACCTTTAAAAAAAGCATTAATAGCCGGCTTTCTAATGACAGTATTCGATTATGTACTCGAAATGGCTGCAATCAAACTTGGCTACTGGACCTGGCAGATTGGCATTGTTCCGACCGTTAATTATTTGGCGTGGTTTGTTTTTGGAAGTATGTTTGCATATATTGGCTACAAATTTGAAGTATTGGATATTAGGCTACCTAAATCTGCTCATCATTTTTTCTTTGCCCAAATTATATTTTTTATAATTTCAATTTTATAA
- a CDS encoding META domain-containing protein → MKLLSGYVVIVLLTCFAFSCNSTKVANTDTISGKYWKLVVLNGKDIEDYTTPGKEPHIIFDGNENRAYGNAGCNNFSGGYEISEDSRIHFNAMASTKMMCEEMEIEQFFLNVFSNAEKYILTGDTLELHNSKMETLAIFVAMKLNKLQ, encoded by the coding sequence ATGAAATTATTATCAGGTTATGTTGTTATAGTATTGTTGACTTGTTTTGCATTTTCATGCAACTCGACAAAAGTCGCTAACACAGATACTATTTCAGGAAAATATTGGAAATTAGTGGTATTAAACGGCAAAGATATTGAAGATTATACCACTCCCGGTAAGGAGCCGCATATTATTTTCGATGGCAATGAAAATAGAGCTTACGGAAATGCCGGCTGTAATAATTTTTCCGGTGGATATGAAATAAGTGAAGACAGCAGAATTCATTTTAATGCAATGGCATCTACGAAAATGATGTGCGAAGAAATGGAAATTGAGCAATTTTTTTTAAATGTTTTTTCAAACGCAGAAAAATATATTTTAACAGGAGACACTCTGGAACTTCATAATTCCAAAATGGAGACTCTCGCTATTTTTGTGGCAATGAAACTAAATAAACTTCAGTAA
- a CDS encoding S8 family serine peptidase, translated as MYRQFALISMLLICSFSITLFSNTPEIGKTANGIEYVKGELIIKLASHVDINNVDAVNRSSSPGSFFGIPSLDRTLQQNGGYATQKSFRNAEQVTFKRAAGNNKLIEQARSLERYYKVMIDQSIPIEKIIAGLKRDPNVELVEYSYVYEPYDVPNDALYNTLQHLPQIKAEEAWQIHKGENGPEVIIGIHDTGCQWDHPDLFANLHINYDEWTNQNEPLFVQQGSRLVINPLAVNGEDSDGNGYIDDVIGYNFYPYDTTPRNDPYGSTSNTHGTHVAGIAAGVTNNDVGIAAISYNVKFIATRHSALSGAQYLYAVDQGLWYMAAAGVDVVNMSWGGGGFSFMMAELFHYLDDIGVTLISSAGNSNRDEILYPNSYPKVMSIASVASSDARAYYSTYGIQVDVSSPGGDAYVDGGINSTYPLNTYRKLQGTSMAGPLVAGLAGLIKSYKPNWTPLQIRKQIAGTADDIYPVNPSLTGKLGAGRINAYRSLTETNVTVSTEPRLALLDVDYYNQDGSQSINPGDIVYIDALMRNFNMFHDAGALVFKPVSSNPLITPYGQNIVHYVKADDMTTVEGIALKVSDNAKPAIVEIDILVEKLDGTFLMQFPAQFNISGGVLVFEHIMQSQYQSGTFIKDELESKGFDVVYTNKMPGSFYGFDAVFMSFGNYSQSPIYQLSNSDFDKIGSYLQSGGKLYYDGSSLFAGQVVPNISNFDLQILFGISAANYGNPTNPAFGSVAGQANSAAEGMLFTGTNQPGTYLTERYTPSANYGGKAMLNEANYGTVGIQTAGLMGQRVVLMSFALGQLQDGDCPSTRSTLLDNIIDFMGLLRPIQINLPSHLSICKNGEVEIHPGLTYDCKTDSYLNKSVTGGSGNYNFSWTNSQYLENSNTANPTVANLPNNTTFKLTVTDQYFDHSAETITNVSVVQPPNVGIITLVRIKAGTYVNINNYITNYSSDNTYYWYVGNSSEPLDTEEAENWKVPTGMTYLYVVAANSHGCVSEHTRRVTVVGSFRKDNIDITESINGFASMISYPSVVNDYMNISAEFASETQYSVVVTDLLGNTVYIGENGYSNNYESVIDLTNLTSGAYMLIIKTDSDRLVKKFIKM; from the coding sequence ATGTACAGACAATTTGCACTAATTTCAATGTTATTGATTTGTTCTTTCAGCATTACCCTTTTTTCCAACACACCGGAAATTGGGAAGACTGCCAACGGTATAGAATATGTTAAAGGCGAATTAATAATCAAACTTGCAAGCCATGTTGATATTAATAATGTTGATGCTGTAAATCGCTCATCGAGTCCCGGAAGCTTTTTCGGTATTCCATCTCTCGACCGCACTTTACAGCAAAATGGTGGATATGCAACTCAAAAATCCTTTAGAAATGCCGAACAAGTTACATTTAAACGTGCTGCCGGTAATAATAAATTAATTGAGCAAGCACGTAGCTTGGAGCGATATTACAAGGTAATGATTGACCAGTCAATTCCAATTGAAAAAATTATCGCCGGTTTAAAACGCGACCCGAATGTTGAATTGGTCGAATATTCATACGTTTACGAGCCATACGATGTTCCTAATGACGCACTTTACAATACTTTGCAACATCTTCCCCAAATCAAAGCTGAAGAAGCGTGGCAGATTCACAAAGGAGAAAACGGACCGGAAGTAATTATAGGTATTCACGACACAGGTTGCCAGTGGGACCACCCTGATTTATTTGCAAATCTTCATATTAACTACGATGAATGGACTAACCAAAATGAACCGCTTTTCGTTCAGCAAGGCAGCAGACTTGTAATTAATCCTCTTGCAGTAAATGGCGAGGATAGTGACGGAAACGGCTATATTGATGATGTTATCGGATACAATTTTTATCCTTATGACACAACTCCACGTAACGACCCATACGGCTCGACTTCAAATACTCATGGAACACATGTTGCAGGTATAGCTGCGGGGGTCACCAACAATGATGTAGGTATTGCTGCAATCAGCTATAATGTTAAATTTATTGCTACACGTCATAGTGCACTTAGCGGTGCTCAATACTTATATGCTGTTGACCAGGGGTTATGGTATATGGCTGCAGCAGGAGTGGATGTTGTCAATATGAGCTGGGGCGGTGGTGGATTTTCATTTATGATGGCTGAACTGTTCCATTATCTCGATGACATTGGTGTAACTCTTATTTCATCAGCCGGAAACAGCAACCGCGACGAAATTCTATATCCAAATTCATATCCAAAAGTTATGAGTATTGCTTCAGTAGCATCAAGTGATGCAAGAGCATACTATTCAACTTACGGCATTCAGGTTGATGTTTCATCCCCGGGCGGAGATGCTTATGTAGATGGTGGTATTAACAGTACATACCCACTAAATACTTATAGGAAACTTCAGGGTACATCAATGGCAGGACCGCTTGTAGCAGGACTTGCAGGTCTTATTAAATCTTACAAACCAAACTGGACTCCGCTTCAGATTCGCAAGCAGATTGCTGGAACTGCCGATGATATTTATCCCGTGAATCCATCTTTGACAGGGAAACTTGGCGCCGGAAGGATTAACGCCTATCGCTCTCTAACGGAAACGAATGTAACTGTTTCGACTGAGCCAAGACTTGCACTTTTAGATGTTGATTATTACAACCAAGATGGCTCGCAATCAATAAATCCCGGCGATATTGTTTATATTGATGCGCTTATGCGTAATTTCAATATGTTTCATGATGCCGGTGCTCTTGTTTTCAAACCTGTTTCAAGCAATCCGTTGATAACTCCTTATGGTCAAAATATTGTGCATTATGTCAAAGCAGACGATATGACCACAGTCGAAGGTATTGCTTTAAAAGTATCAGATAATGCTAAACCGGCAATTGTTGAAATTGATATTTTAGTTGAAAAATTAGACGGTACATTCCTGATGCAGTTCCCTGCACAATTTAATATATCAGGTGGTGTGCTTGTATTCGAACATATTATGCAAAGCCAGTATCAATCAGGTACATTCATAAAAGATGAACTTGAGAGTAAAGGATTTGATGTAGTCTATACAAATAAAATGCCTGGAAGTTTTTATGGATTTGATGCTGTTTTTATGTCGTTTGGTAATTATTCACAGTCTCCGATTTATCAACTCTCTAACTCTGATTTTGATAAAATAGGTTCCTATTTACAGTCCGGCGGGAAGTTATATTATGACGGCTCATCTTTGTTTGCCGGCCAGGTTGTTCCAAATATTTCAAATTTTGACTTACAGATACTTTTCGGTATCAGTGCCGCAAATTATGGCAATCCAACCAATCCTGCTTTCGGTTCTGTTGCCGGACAAGCAAACTCTGCTGCAGAAGGTATGCTCTTCACAGGCACAAATCAGCCGGGAACATATTTAACTGAACGATATACACCATCGGCTAACTATGGCGGCAAAGCAATGCTTAATGAAGCAAACTACGGTACTGTCGGTATTCAGACGGCAGGCTTAATGGGACAGAGAGTAGTGCTTATGTCATTTGCTCTCGGTCAGCTTCAGGATGGCGACTGTCCTTCAACCCGCTCGACACTACTTGATAATATTATTGATTTTATGGGCTTACTAAGACCTATTCAAATTAATTTGCCATCTCACTTATCAATTTGCAAGAATGGCGAAGTTGAAATTCATCCGGGACTAACTTACGATTGTAAAACTGATTCATATTTGAATAAATCAGTAACAGGTGGCTCAGGTAATTATAATTTCAGCTGGACTAACAGTCAATATTTGGAAAATTCAAATACTGCCAATCCAACTGTTGCTAACTTGCCGAATAATACTACTTTCAAATTAACTGTAACTGACCAGTATTTTGACCACTCCGCTGAGACGATAACTAATGTAAGCGTTGTTCAACCTCCGAATGTCGGTATTATTACTTTAGTAAGAATCAAAGCAGGTACTTATGTGAATATTAATAATTATATTACAAATTATTCAAGTGATAATACTTATTACTGGTATGTCGGAAACAGCTCTGAACCACTTGATACTGAAGAAGCAGAAAACTGGAAAGTTCCAACCGGAATGACATATCTCTATGTTGTTGCAGCTAACAGCCACGGATGTGTTTCGGAACATACACGTCGTGTTACTGTTGTTGGTTCATTCAGAAAAGACAATATTGACATCACAGAAAGCATAAATGGTTTTGCTTCAATGATTTCATAT
- a CDS encoding T9SS type A sorting domain-containing protein, which yields MLRNILAAVFIFVISLPLIAEDNIPNKSNHPVIGFINKEKFRVNVREIVDRYMHPEKYENEKQFTETSPNFQASESELLISGKNLPESEVHAAISPINPDIMVVSPILQNVSNPSMTVTCPVYFSKDGGKNWSQSSFISKPKIDNVLLVGGGDPVFVFDAEGVLYFSWINLYLTTKGGNPDSIHVALFWARSYDGGETFEFENDYYFGNRIFSNVYTQQVDIPGMLDKQWMAADYSNSQYRNSVYTSALSLVNSGFFPEINMNVYRKGPDDDVFDRIPAVINTGQLFIVQYGSIDVDSKGTVHLTFYGSNLVTQSLYYTSSNDGGKTFSNPVLISNLVGSMRQTQNVTNVPGISTERMYPSPYMVVDKSGGVNDGNIYITWSATGINAPLAKGMDVYFSSSTDGGKTWASPGLVNNDNLNGIHNFYPSIGINSKGVIAVSWYDNREHIASSNQSLTDYYIGFSHDGGKSFSNIKISSTPSNFRTIGNINDGFGIGEYNAIMMTDDYAYPVWGDGRTNNGNVNIYMAKVSLDPTVSVKVSEITPISEAVKIDNLSPNPANDFLNLEFSSLRSDDLIIEIYDNSGKSFLKFYKHSSLGKCFEKVNISNLPSGVYMLRVSGKDSYSVKQFNIVR from the coding sequence ATGCTTAGAAATATTTTAGCGGCAGTCTTCATTTTCGTAATATCACTTCCACTGATAGCGGAAGATAATATTCCAAATAAAAGTAATCATCCTGTAATTGGATTTATCAACAAAGAAAAATTCAGAGTAAATGTCAGAGAAATTGTCGACAGATATATGCACCCTGAAAAGTACGAAAATGAAAAGCAATTTACAGAAACAAGTCCGAATTTTCAGGCATCGGAATCCGAGCTGCTTATCTCAGGGAAAAACCTACCCGAGTCAGAAGTTCATGCGGCAATAAGCCCTATCAATCCTGACATTATGGTAGTATCGCCAATACTTCAAAATGTCTCAAACCCCTCGATGACTGTCACTTGTCCTGTATATTTCAGCAAAGATGGCGGGAAAAACTGGTCACAGAGTTCATTTATATCAAAACCAAAAATTGATAATGTTTTACTTGTAGGCGGAGGTGACCCTGTATTTGTATTTGATGCCGAAGGAGTGCTTTATTTTTCATGGATAAATCTGTATTTAACAACAAAAGGCGGCAATCCTGATTCAATTCATGTGGCTTTATTCTGGGCAAGATCTTACGACGGAGGAGAAACATTTGAATTCGAGAATGACTATTATTTTGGTAATAGAATATTCAGTAATGTTTATACTCAACAAGTAGATATACCCGGAATGCTTGACAAGCAATGGATGGCGGCTGATTATTCAAATTCACAATATCGCAACAGTGTTTATACCTCAGCGTTGTCGCTCGTAAATAGCGGTTTCTTTCCTGAAATAAATATGAACGTTTACAGAAAAGGTCCTGATGATGATGTATTTGACAGAATACCGGCTGTAATCAATACCGGTCAGTTGTTTATTGTCCAATATGGCAGTATTGATGTTGATAGTAAAGGTACCGTTCATTTGACTTTCTACGGTTCAAATCTTGTAACACAGTCATTATATTACACTTCTTCTAATGATGGTGGCAAAACTTTTTCAAATCCTGTTTTAATCAGCAATCTTGTCGGCTCCATGAGACAAACGCAGAATGTTACTAATGTACCCGGTATTTCTACGGAAAGAATGTACCCATCTCCATATATGGTTGTTGACAAAAGTGGTGGAGTTAATGACGGCAACATCTATATTACTTGGTCAGCTACAGGAATAAATGCACCTCTTGCCAAGGGGATGGATGTCTATTTTTCTAGTTCAACCGACGGCGGAAAAACATGGGCATCTCCAGGACTGGTCAATAATGACAATCTAAACGGCATTCATAATTTTTATCCTTCAATAGGTATAAATTCAAAAGGTGTGATAGCTGTCAGTTGGTACGATAACCGCGAGCATATTGCTTCGTCAAACCAATCACTTACAGATTATTATATTGGATTTTCTCACGATGGCGGCAAGTCTTTCTCAAATATCAAGATAAGCAGTACTCCATCAAATTTCAGAACAATTGGCAATATCAATGATGGTTTTGGAATTGGAGAATATAATGCAATAATGATGACAGATGATTACGCTTATCCTGTTTGGGGAGATGGCAGAACTAATAACGGAAATGTCAATATATATATGGCAAAAGTTTCGCTTGACCCTACAGTTTCAGTAAAAGTAAGCGAGATAACTCCTATTAGTGAGGCTGTGAAAATTGATAATTTGTCACCAAATCCTGCTAACGATTTCCTGAATTTGGAATTTTCATCATTACGCTCTGATGATTTGATTATTGAAATTTATGATAATTCAGGTAAATCATTTCTAAAGTTTTATAAACATTCTTCATTAGGTAAATGCTTTGAGAAAGTCAATATTTCAAACTTACCTTCAGGAGTTTATATGTTGAGAGTTTCAGGTAAAGACAGCTACTCAGTTAAACAGTTCAATATTGTCAGGTAA
- a CDS encoding Hsp33 family molecular chaperone HslO, protein MNKEELKRNIQLRDRTVRVLSNDGFFRAVCVKNSTSAKTAQENHKLDSISATMLARALSGASLAAALLNGEERVSIEANGDGDISKVFAEAIQLGEVRGFVEFKDAGRSINFTGMDKLLGEGLLRVTRVLYNRSEPVQGIVPIQKGDISTDLAYFYSQSEQIPSAVILDSKPDSNGMIIQSGGLLVQAMPGFSEIELIKLFTHLSQLDPLTDYFEKDLNPLQVLKEVLPFEFEVLSSSAVDFFCRCSKDNFISKLMTLGKQEIIDMQKTGQNELVCKYCNKHYYLTEEDFMTLTTDLTAKNN, encoded by the coding sequence ATGAATAAAGAAGAATTAAAAAGAAATATTCAATTGCGAGACAGAACTGTCAGAGTACTCTCAAATGACGGATTTTTCAGAGCTGTTTGTGTAAAAAATTCTACATCAGCGAAAACTGCACAGGAAAATCATAAACTCGATTCAATTTCAGCAACAATGCTTGCAAGAGCTTTGTCTGGTGCTTCTCTTGCCGCTGCTTTACTAAATGGCGAAGAAAGAGTATCAATTGAAGCAAATGGCGACGGCGATATAAGCAAAGTTTTTGCTGAAGCAATTCAGTTGGGAGAGGTTAGGGGATTTGTCGAATTTAAGGATGCCGGTCGTAGTATAAATTTCACCGGAATGGATAAGTTATTAGGTGAAGGTTTGCTTAGGGTTACCCGTGTTCTTTACAATCGTTCTGAACCGGTGCAGGGAATAGTCCCAATCCAGAAGGGCGATATATCAACTGATTTGGCTTATTTTTATTCTCAATCGGAACAAATACCCTCTGCTGTAATACTTGACTCCAAGCCCGACAGCAATGGTATGATTATTCAATCAGGTGGGTTGCTTGTTCAAGCAATGCCGGGCTTCAGCGAAATTGAACTTATTAAACTATTTACGCATTTATCTCAGCTCGATCCACTAACAGATTATTTCGAGAAGGATTTGAATCCACTGCAAGTTTTGAAAGAAGTTTTGCCATTTGAGTTTGAAGTACTGAGCAGTTCGGCTGTTGATTTCTTTTGCAGGTGCTCAAAGGACAATTTCATCAGCAAATTGATGACACTAGGCAAGCAAGAAATAATAGATATGCAGAAAACCGGTCAGAATGAGCTTGTTTGCAAGTATTGCAATAAGCATTATTATCTCACTGAAGAAGATTTCATGACTTTAACAACTGATTTGACAGCTAAGAATAATTAA